The following nucleotide sequence is from Actinomycetota bacterium.
AATAGAAATTTCATTCTTCGCCGTCCCTTCAGCATCCATCGAATTCTGGGTTCGGATACTTTTGAGATACTCTTCAAGGTCGTGGGCAAGGGGACATCTTGCCTGGCTCAACTTCACCCCCATGAGATTCTGGACATCATCGGTCCCATGGGAAATGGCTTTGCCATCGATGATGGTCTCAAAAGCACTATGCTTGTCGCGGGGGGAATGGGAATTGCTCCCCTGGTGTCTTTGATAGAAGAACTCGAGTTGCAAAGGATTAGGCTCTATATTCTCCAGGGAGCGGCGACTAAAGAAGAGTTGCTCTATTTCATGGATTTAAAGAGGATAGCCAGAAAAATCTTTCCAGCCACAGAGGATGGAAGCATGGGCCATAAGGGGCTTATCACGGATCTTCTACCTGTGGCGATCAAAGAATGTAAGCCCGATTGCATCTATGCTTGCGGTCCTGAGGAAATGCTCAAGGAAGTCGCTGAAATTTCCTCGGGATTCGATATTCCCACTCAGGTTTCCATGGAAAGGCGCATGGGGTGTGGAATTGGTGCCTGTCTTTCCTGTGTTTGCGAGACGAGGGATGGTTACAAGAGGGTTTGTGTCGATGGTCCGGTCTTTGATGCAACTGAGATTGTGTGGTAGGTTCAGGGTTCGAGGTGTAAGTATAACTAATGTCTGCGATCAATACAGTTAAGAGCTAAAGGTTGTAGGCTGGAGTGTTGTAGGCTGGCGCTCGCTGAGAGCTGATAGTTAGAGAAGTTGAAGGTTGTGATTGGGGATGAAACCAGATTTGAGCATCGATTTAGCTGGAATTAAGATGAAGAATCCGGTGATGAACGCGTCAGGTCCTTTTGGTTGCGGCCGGGAGTATGCCCAGTTCATAGACTTAAGTGAGCTGGGAGCGATCGTGGTTAAAAGTATTACCCTGAAAGAACAAAGGGGTAATCCACCTCCCCGAATCTGCGAAACTGCCTCTGGTATTCTTAACTCCATAGGACTTCAAAATAAGGGTGTCGATCGCTTCATCCGAGAGGATTTGCCACATCTTAGAAATTATAATGTTCCAATTATCGTCAATGTTGCGGGGGGCACCATCGATGAATACGTCGCCGTCTGTGATAGGCTAAATCATGTCCATGGGGTCTCCGGAATTGAACTCAATATCTCCTGCCCCAATGTGAAGAAGGGTGGAGCAATCTTCGGTTCCAGTTCAAGATTAGCATCGAAGGTTGTTAGAGAGGTAAGGAGGGTGACCAACTTACCCCTCATTGTCAAACTCACTCCAAATGTCACTGATATCGTCAAGATAGCCAGGTCCGTCGAGATTGCAGGAGCTGATGGTGTATCACTGATCAATACCCTATTAGGGATGTGCATAGATGTGGAAACTTTTCGTCCAGAATTGGCGAGCATTGTTGGAGGTCTTTCCGGTCCAGCCATAAAGCCCATAGCTATAAGAATGGTTTGGCAGGTTGCCCAGGCCACCAATATTCCCATCATAGGCATGGGTGGAATCGCGAGCGTGAAAGATGCGATCGAGTTTTTTTTGGCGGGAGCAACCGCCATCGCCATTGGAACAGCCAATTTAATCGATCCCCGGATAACCATCGAAATCATCAGGGGGTTGGAAAAGTTCTTGGAAGAAAAAGGGTTTGAAACCATCTGGGAGATTGTGGGGAAAGTAAGGATAGATTAATCCCAAAAATAGGACTCAATCTCGGTATAATTCTCGATATACGTTAGACATAAATGCCTGAGCAGCTCTTTTTGCCAAAAATGGCTTTAAATTTAAATTCTAATTTCAAAACACTAAGCACTAAACATATCAAATGTCTAAAATTCAAAGATCAAAGCAAATGGGTAAAGATTTGGAAGAGTGTTTAGGATTTAGGATTTCGAATTTAGATTTTGGGCTTAGGGTGGTGTTATGGTTTCAATGACGAGGAACGAGGGGCGAGAAGCGAGAAATCCATTGATAGTAGCCCTTGATGTTTCCAGTAGAGAAGAGGCCATTCGACTTTGCCACGCTTTGAGGAATAAGATTGAGATATTTAAAGTTGGCTTACAGTTATTCCTAGCTTGTGGACCGGGTATTGTACACATCGTCCATGCCTTAGGTGGGAAGGTATTCCTAGATCTTAAATTCTTTGATGTTCCTAACCAGGTATCGAACGCCTGTCGAGAGATTGTGCGGATGGGTGTGGAGATGTTTACCCTCCACACCCTCGGCGGATTTGAAATGATGAGGGAAGCCGCCACGGTTACCAGGAAAATGGCAATGGAATTAGAGGTAAAGGCTCCCATTATCTTAGGAGTCACCATTCTAACGAGCTTTGACCAGCAAGAGCTACAGGCATTGGGAACATCGGAGAAAATCACATCTCAAGTCGTGCATTTAGCGTCCCTGGCCAAGGATGCGGGACTTGATGGAGTTGTCGCATCTCCCCTTGAGATATCCGCAATTCGGAAAGCTCTGGGGAAAGATATCATCATCGTAACTCCGGGTGTACGTCCGAAATGGACTATTTATGATGACCAAAAGCGTGTTCTAACACCGGTGGAAGCCATGAAGTTGGGGGCCTCCTATATCGTAGTGGGTAGGCCAATCATCCAATCGAGCGATCCGGTTCAGGCAGCATCTCAAATCCTAATGGAGATAGGGGGAATGTCCTCTTGATCCCAGAGGAAGTGCTCAAAATCTTGGGGGAGAAGGGTGCCATCCTTAGGGGTCATTTTCAACTTTCCTCGGGACGCCACAGTGATACTTATCTTCAGTGCGCCATGGTATGTCAATATCCCGATGTAACCAATGCCCTTGCGAGGGAGCTCGCCATTCCCCATCAAAAGAGTGAAGTGAATGTGGTAATAACACCTGCCATCGGCGGAATCATCCTGGGTTACGCCGTGGCTCAATTTTTAGGCTGTCGAATGGTATTCGCTGAAAGAGAGAGGAAGAAATTGTCTCTTCGGCGTGGTTTTTCGATTAAAGCGGGTGAAAAAGTACTTGTAGTTGAGGATGTAGTGACGACGGGGGGAACCATTAAAGAGATGATCGATTTAGTCAAAGGATATGGGGGAGAAGTCATAGGTGTAGCAAGCTTAATTGATCGAAGTGAGGACGAGGTGTTCGAAAAACCCCTTCACTCTCTCGTTAAAATGAAAATTAAATCTTATTCCTCTGAAGATTGTCCCCTGTGTAAGAGGGGAATTCCCATCTCCATACCTGGTAGCCGTGGAATAATTAAATAAAAAATTGAAATTTTGTTGAAGTTTTTGTTGCCATTTACCTTTCTTCTTTTGTATAATGACTTCTGAACTGCAAGCCTTTTTGGAAAAAGGGGGAGTAAAATGCCACTACCGAGACTTTCTGACGCAGAGAGAAGAGATGCTTTGAGAAAAGCCGGAGAGATAAGGCAGAAAAGAGCGCGGCTCAAAAGAAGACTGAAGGAGGGAGAAACCACTCTAGTTGAGGTTTTGAACAAATCTTCAGATCCCGTCGTAGCAAGGATGAAAGTTAGTAGCTTGCTCGAGTCGCTTCCCAAGGTAGGAAAGGCCCGCAGCCAGAAGATCATGAAGGAGATAGGTATAAGCGCTTCTCGCAGGGTACAAGGTTTGGGTTCGAAGCAGCGTGAGCGTTTGATCAATATGCTCACCTAATTAGAGGTGTTAATGGAAACAAGAAGTAAATTGTTTGTTATCTCTGGGCCATCGGGAGCCGGAAAGGGAACTTTGGTAACAAAGCTCCTTAAACGGCTCCCTGATCTTCATTTTTCCATTTCTTTAACCACGCGAAAACCCCGTCCAGGTGAATTGCCTGGAATCGATTATCATTTTGTCTCTGAGGAAGAATTCCTCAAGAAAGTAGAATCCAATGAG
It contains:
- the pyrF gene encoding orotidine-5'-phosphate decarboxylase, with the translated sequence MTRNEGREARNPLIVALDVSSREEAIRLCHALRNKIEIFKVGLQLFLACGPGIVHIVHALGGKVFLDLKFFDVPNQVSNACREIVRMGVEMFTLHTLGGFEMMREAATVTRKMAMELEVKAPIILGVTILTSFDQQELQALGTSEKITSQVVHLASLAKDAGLDGVVASPLEISAIRKALGKDIIIVTPGVRPKWTIYDDQKRVLTPVEAMKLGASYIVVGRPIIQSSDPVQAASQILMEIGGMSS
- a CDS encoding dihydroorotate dehydrogenase; this encodes MKPDLSIDLAGIKMKNPVMNASGPFGCGREYAQFIDLSELGAIVVKSITLKEQRGNPPPRICETASGILNSIGLQNKGVDRFIREDLPHLRNYNVPIIVNVAGGTIDEYVAVCDRLNHVHGVSGIELNISCPNVKKGGAIFGSSSRLASKVVREVRRVTNLPLIVKLTPNVTDIVKIARSVEIAGADGVSLINTLLGMCIDVETFRPELASIVGGLSGPAIKPIAIRMVWQVAQATNIPIIGMGGIASVKDAIEFFLAGATAIAIGTANLIDPRITIEIIRGLEKFLEEKGFETIWEIVGKVRID
- the mihF gene encoding integration host factor, actinobacterial type, encoding MPLPRLSDAERRDALRKAGEIRQKRARLKRRLKEGETTLVEVLNKSSDPVVARMKVSSLLESLPKVGKARSQKIMKEIGISASRRVQGLGSKQRERLINMLT
- a CDS encoding dihydroorotate dehydrogenase electron transfer subunit, whose amino-acid sequence is MFQVKAHVLLKEQIASGIYTLRFFCREIASRAKPGQFIHVKCGENRNFILRRPFSIHRILGSDTFEILFKVVGKGTSCLAQLHPHEILDIIGPMGNGFAIDDGLKSTMLVAGGMGIAPLVSLIEELELQRIRLYILQGAATKEELLYFMDLKRIARKIFPATEDGSMGHKGLITDLLPVAIKECKPDCIYACGPEEMLKEVAEISSGFDIPTQVSMERRMGCGIGACLSCVCETRDGYKRVCVDGPVFDATEIVW
- the pyrE gene encoding orotate phosphoribosyltransferase, translated to MIPEEVLKILGEKGAILRGHFQLSSGRHSDTYLQCAMVCQYPDVTNALARELAIPHQKSEVNVVITPAIGGIILGYAVAQFLGCRMVFAERERKKLSLRRGFSIKAGEKVLVVEDVVTTGGTIKEMIDLVKGYGGEVIGVASLIDRSEDEVFEKPLHSLVKMKIKSYSSEDCPLCKRGIPISIPGSRGIIK